One genomic window of [Clostridium] scindens ATCC 35704 includes the following:
- a CDS encoding ParB/RepB/Spo0J family partition protein has product MAVNKKGLGKGLDSLIPNNRNVKPANPDISTEQVKQPELKSGEQMMKINMVEPNRDQPRKNFEEDALLELADSIKQFGVLQPLLVRKNKDYYEIIAGERRWRAAKLAGIKEVPVIIKDYSEQEIVEIALIENIQRENLNPIEEAMAYKKLLEEFSLKQDEVAERVSKSRTAVTNSMRLLRLNDKVQQMIIDDMISTGHARALLAIDDKEQQYILANKIFDEKLSVRETEKLIKDIKNPKKPKEKKVIEHVFIYNDLEEKMKEVMGTKVSIASKGKGKGKIEIEYYSDKELERVFDMIMSIRREE; this is encoded by the coding sequence ATGGCAGTAAATAAAAAAGGACTGGGAAAAGGACTTGACAGCCTGATTCCAAACAACAGAAATGTAAAACCTGCTAATCCGGATATATCGACAGAACAGGTGAAGCAGCCAGAATTAAAATCTGGAGAGCAAATGATGAAGATTAATATGGTTGAGCCTAACAGAGATCAGCCAAGAAAGAATTTTGAAGAAGATGCGCTGCTGGAATTAGCGGATTCTATCAAGCAATTTGGAGTATTACAGCCTTTGTTGGTGAGGAAGAATAAGGATTATTATGAAATAATTGCCGGTGAGAGAAGATGGAGAGCAGCAAAATTGGCTGGTATAAAAGAAGTGCCAGTAATTATAAAAGATTATTCTGAACAGGAAATAGTAGAGATAGCATTGATAGAAAATATTCAAAGGGAAAATCTGAATCCGATTGAAGAGGCTATGGCATACAAGAAACTTCTTGAAGAGTTCAGCTTAAAACAGGATGAGGTAGCTGAGAGAGTATCGAAAAGCCGGACAGCAGTAACAAATTCTATGCGTCTCCTAAGATTAAATGATAAAGTGCAGCAGATGATCATAGACGATATGATATCTACAGGACATGCCAGAGCATTGCTGGCTATAGATGATAAAGAACAGCAATACATATTGGCAAATAAAATATTTGACGAGAAGTTAAGCGTTCGTGAGACAGAAAAACTTATAAAAGATATTAAGAACCCCAAAAAACCAAAAGAAAAGAAGGTGATCGAACACGTATTTATCTACAATGACCTGGAAGAGAAGATGAAAGAAGTTATGGGGACAAAAGTAAGTATAGCTTCGAAGGGAAAGGGTAAAGGTAAGATAGAGATAGAATATTATTCGGATAAAGAATTAGAACGTGTGTTCGATATGATAATGAGTATTAGAAGGGAAGAATAA
- a CDS encoding ParA family protein, protein MGRIIAIANQKGGVGKTTTAINLSACLADKGKKVLAVDMDPQGNMTSGLGLDKEFLEKTVYDMIIGESDIEEVLQKETMENLDVLPTNIDLSAAEIELIDVENKEFIVRNSIQKIRDNYDFVIIDCPPSLSMLTINAMTTADSVLVPIQCEYYALEGLSQLIHTVELVKDRLNPDLEIEGVVFTMYDARTNLSLQVVENVKDNLQQNIYKTIIPRNIRLAEAPSYGMPINQYDPKSAGSESYMRLADEVISKGL, encoded by the coding sequence ATGGGAAGAATTATAGCTATCGCCAATCAAAAGGGCGGAGTAGGTAAAACAACGACTGCAATTAATCTATCCGCTTGTCTTGCCGATAAAGGTAAAAAAGTTCTTGCCGTAGACATGGATCCTCAGGGGAATATGACCAGCGGTCTGGGACTGGATAAAGAGTTTTTAGAAAAAACGGTATATGATATGATAATCGGTGAATCTGATATAGAGGAAGTACTGCAGAAAGAGACAATGGAGAATCTGGATGTACTTCCTACAAATATAGATTTATCGGCAGCGGAAATAGAACTTATTGACGTTGAAAATAAGGAATTTATTGTTAGAAATTCTATTCAGAAGATACGGGATAATTATGATTTTGTTATTATCGATTGTCCGCCGTCGCTGAGCATGCTGACAATCAACGCAATGACAACGGCAGATTCTGTTTTAGTTCCTATCCAATGTGAATACTATGCATTGGAGGGATTAAGCCAATTAATCCATACAGTGGAATTAGTAAAAGACAGACTGAATCCGGATTTGGAAATAGAGGGCGTAGTATTTACTATGTATGATGCCAGAACAAACTTGTCATTACAGGTTGTGGAGAATGTAAAGGACAATCTTCAACAAAATATTTATAAAACAATCATACCAAGAAATATTCGTCTTGCTGAAGCACCGAGTTATGGTATGCCGATTAATCAATATGATCCAAAGTCAGCAGGTTCCGAGAGTTATATGAGACTTGCCGATGAAGTAATAAGTAAAGGATTGTAA